The stretch of DNA AATCACCACGGTAGAGCCATGATTGAGCCTATCCAAGAAATTGTTGCTCGATATGAGTCTTTGGGGTCAAACTTCAAGTCAGACTTAAGTGGAACACTAGTTTTGGGGGCGCTTGTATCTACTCTGATGGGAGCCTTCGGTAGCACCTTAAATCAAATAAAAAAACAATATCCCAATCTAGAAATTAAGCTGATTGCTGGCTTATCCAATAATTTTTTAGATCAACTAATTGAGGGGACACTCGATGCCGCTATTGTGACTGAGTCTCCATATACCTTACCCCAAAACATTCAGTGGACTGAGCTCTACACCGAGCCCATGATTCTAATTTATCCCAACCTCAAGAGCAAAATCAAACGCACGCCCAGAGAACTATCGGGCGAATTGCCATTTATTCGTTTTGAGAGAAACACTTGGACCGGGCATCTTGTAGATCAAACGATCAAATCGAATAAGCTTATCATTCAAGAAAGTATGGAGCTGAATTCAGTTGAGGCAATTATTGAGCTAGTTAGACAGGGTCATGGTTTCTCAATCATTCCAAAACTCGCCAATATCGCTTGGCAAGATGATCGCCAATTAGCAATATCACCGCTTTCTGGAAAAACAATCCACAGAAAAGTAGGGTTGCTAGAAAGACGGAAACATTCTCGTCAGAATATGACGCAAGAAATTAAAAGGCTCTTTTTAGAGCAATTTAACCCAAAGGTGGCACATCTTCGAGACACTCAAAAATGAGTATTCACGAGGGACCTCAAACTACTGACATCGATACCGCTCTGTAAAAAAACGCATCAATGATTTAGCTGCTCGCTCTTGATTAAACTGAGGATGAGTCTGATTCCAGGTCAAAAACTCCTGCAAAATAGCCTCTCTGGTGCCAGTCTTTGACGAGAAACAAATACTAGGCTTACGTTTTGAATCAAGATTAGACAAATAAGCTTGATAAACGCCCTCCCCGAATCCAAAACAAAAGTTTTGCGCATCTATATCGCTGGTCTCTTTACAAAGCTCTACCAGAGCCTGAGTAGAGGCATCATTCTGAGGTAGATTCACTTGAGAAAAAGTATTGGAATAAGGCAATAGCCCCATTCCTGCTACAAGCAATATCATTCGAAATTTATTCATGGCAATGTCTTCTTCAAGTTAGCGCCTAAATCCACCCATGTGACCGCCACCAAATCCACCTCGGCTGCCATATCGACTATCGGCAAAGCGATCATTCCGAGCCTGATCTCTCATCATATTTTCTTGTGCAGCTTCTCGATCATTATTTGGATTTGCTCTATCCCGCTGCTGATCGTTGCGCGCCTCTTGATTGAGCTGATTTGCTTGAGCGCGCTCTTGGGGCGTTGCATCTTTTTGAAATGCGGTATTAGCCTTCTGCCCTGCTGACTTCACATCTTGTCGATCCTGAGGAGTGGCGTTATTTTTCCAATCACTCAGTAGGCGCTGTTGATTCTGAATGCTGCTTGGCCCAATTACACCCCTGGAGGACCTTGTAGATGCGTTGGTGTTATTGACATTAATCGTGCCATTAGACCAACTTGGTGTAGACCAAAATGACTCACCTACAGCAAGACCCAAGCCAAAAGACATTGCACCCCATGCTGGGTTGTAAGCAGGATAAGGTGGATATTCAGGATAGGGCCAGGCACCATAGACTACTGTGGGGTTATAGCTTGGCACATACACCACTTGTGCATTAGCAGGAAGAATCAAAATATTACTGCTAGCGTCTACACTAACAGTCATCTGCTGATTCGATTTCAAAGTTCCTGCTTGAGTAGCGCGTTTACGTAAAACCTGAACAGCTTGCATTGTGTCTGCAGCTTGTAATTTATAGGCATTACCGAGATTCTGAGTCCACTGCAATTGACTCCCCATCATATTAAAGGCCTGTGGAAAGGAGATCAAAGATTTGACACTATCGTTCCATGACTGCGCTTTTAAGGCATTTTGCAATGCTGAGCCGCTTAAGCCAGAGTTTCCTCTGCGCCAGTTGTAGGCTTCAGCTACCTCAAGCGGATAAGTAGACGCAAGCAGCATTAACGACAGCAATGAATCTGGGTAAAGTGCAATGGGAGAAACGAGTGACTGCAATTGGGCGGAGGATATCCGCTGTGGAGCACTGTCATAGGCAGTGCTCTGCGTATAACTCTGAGGAAAAGGGGTGGTCTGAGAGTAAGGATCGCCATTATTAGCGCAGGCCACTAGAAAAACTGCGCAAGCAATCGAACATCCTATTTTGAGTTGAGTCTTCATCAAGAACGCCGCCTCTCTTATGTTCAATACTGCTAGTTTAATGATTCTCTTTGGCATGATTGATGGTGTATTTCGGTATCTCAATTACCAGATTCTCACGAGCCACAATGGCCTGACAAGAAAGACGAGATTGAGGCTTAAGCCCCCACGCACGATCGAGCAAGTCCTCTTCGTTTTCATCCGGCGTGTTAAGGCTTTGATAGCCCTCTTTCACAATGACGTGGCACGTAGTGCAAGCACACACCATATCGCAAGCATGCTCAATCGGGATATGGTTTTCTAGTAAAGCCTCGCAAATCGACGTGCCAGGAGTTACTTCGAGCACCGTACCTTCGGGACAATATTCACTATGAGGTAAAACAACAATCTGGGTCATCTTCGATATTTTCTTTAATTAAATTTCAGCAACATTCTTACCAGCTAGAGCTCGCTTAATACTCGCGTTCATGCGCCTCTGGGCAAACTCATCGCTCGCTTTTGCGGCATGATCTACTGCTTTTCTGAGAACTGCACTGTCGGTTTCATCTTGAAGAATTTTTTGGAGATTGCGCATCTCTTGATCAACAACAATCTGCTCTTCGGAACTGAGTAGCGCGCGATCAGAGTCGAGTGCTGTTTGCACGGCATCCAATAAACGCTGCGCATTCACTTGCTCTTCACGCAAAGATCTTGCCAGAAGATCGATTTTTGCAGAAGCAAATCCATCCTTCAGCATACGAGCAATTTCTGCATCCGTTAAACCATAAGAAGGCTTAATATCAATGGAGGCTTGGACACCTGATCCCTGCTCCATTGCACTGACAGATAATAGGCCATCTGCGTCGACTTGAAATGTCACCCGAATACGAGCAGCGCCAGCAGCCATTGCCGGAATACCGCGCAACTCAAACTTCGCTAAGGAGCGGCAGTCTTGCGCAAGCTCACGCTCACCTTGAACTACCTGAACAGCTAAAGCAGTTTGTCCATCTTTAAAGGTCGTGAAATCCTGTGCGCGTGCGACTGGTATGGGGGTGTTGCGTGGAATGATTTTTTCTACTAAGCCACCCATCATCTCAATACCAAGAGAAAGGGGAATGACATCCAATAAGAGCCACTCGTCATCCTTACTTTGATTACCAGCAAGCAAATCAGCCTGCATAGCAGCGCCTAATGCAACCACCTGATCAGGATTTAAATTATTGAGTGGCTTACTGCCAAAAAGTTCGCCGACAGCACGTTGCACATGAGGCATACGAGTTGCGCCACCGACCATCACTACGCCTTTAACTTCTTCTGCTTTTAGGCCGGCGTCACGCAATGCCTTTTTTACTGCCACCAGCGTCTTATTAACTAAATGTTGAGTGATCTCAAAGATTTGGGCCTGACTAATACCCACATTAACAACTGTTCCATCCACGAGTATTTCATGAACGTGCGCTAATGGATTATGGCTGAGCAATTCTTTAGCATGCTTACAAGACAGCAAAAGTTTACGATGATCCTGAATACTCAGAGGCGCTAGATTAGCCTGCTCAATAACCCAGCAATATAGACGATGATCAAAGTCATCACCCCCTAAAGCAGAGTCTCCACCAGTAGAGAGCACTTCAAATACCCCTCTACTCATTTTCAGAATGGAGATATCAAAGGTACCGCCGCCTAAATCGTATACCGCATAAATACCCTCAGATGCATTATCTAGACCATATGCAATTGCTGCAGCAGTAGGCTCGTTGAGTAAGCGCAAGACTTCAATACCCGCTAACTTAGCTGCATCTTTAGTGGCTTGACGCTGAGCATCATCAAAGTAAGCCGGCACGGTAATCACAGCGCCAACAATTTCATCATTGACAGAATCTTCTGCTAGCTGACGCAAGCGCGCTAAAATTTCTGCCGAGACCTCAATCGGACTCTTATCGCCAGCCACGGTTCTCAATTTCAACATGCCAGGCTCATCGACAAAGTCGTAAGGTGCGCTTTCAATATTCTCGACATCCATGATGCCTCGACCCATAAAACGCTTAACCGATGCAATGGTATTTTTAGGATCAGAGACAATGCTCTCGAGCGCCTCGAAGCCAGCTTGAGTTCGGCCATTGGGTAAATAGCGCACTACCGAAGGAAGTAGCTCTCGCCCTTCTGCATCAGGAAGCACTTTAGGCAAAGCGTCGCGCACTATTGCCACCAAAGAATTGGTAGTACCCAAATCAATGCCTACTGCAATACGACGCTGATGCGGAGCAAGTGATTTACCGGGTTCAGAAATTTGTAATAGGGCCATGGAGAACTAGAGTTTAAAGCTATGCTAAAGCGGAGATGGCGTCATCTAGCTCAAGCGCAAACTTATCGATAAAAAGGAGGCCTCTCAGTAATTCGGCAGCGCGATGGTAATTCTTGGCACCATCAATTGCCTGCCCAATTTCTGCGAGAGTTTCTTTCTTGGAAGCATTTACTTCTTCAGTGAGAGCTTCCAGCGCTGCAAAATCATGTTCAGACTCCTCAAGACTCTCGCGCCAAGCCATCTGCTTCATCAAAAAAGCCGCTGGCATTGCGGTGTTTGTCTCAAGATGGGCATCCACTCCATGCAGTTGACAAAGATACAAACCACGCTGAATCGGATGCTTCAGGGTTTGAAAGGCGGTATTCGCAAAGGTTGTCATTTGCATAGCCAATCGCTGCTCGGTATCGCTACCACGAGCATGGCGGTCTGGGTGTACCTGCTTCTGAATCGCGAGATAGGCCTGATCCAGCGCCGCTAAATCTATATTGAATTGCTGCTCTACACCAAAAAAACGAAAGTAATCTTCAGACGCGGAAGGATTCGCCACAACCACACTCGTCTTTCATATTTGGATTTTGGAACTTGAAGCCTTCATTCAGGCCCTCACGCACAAAATCCAGTTCGGTACCATCTAGATAAGCCAAGCTCTTTGGGTCGACAAAAATCACAATTCCATTAGACTCAAATCGAGTATCTTCTGGAGCGGCATCATCGACATATTCGAGCTGGTAAGCCAAGCCCGAGCATCCAGTAGTGCGAACACCCAAACGTAAGCCGCAGCCTTTTCCGCGCTTATCTAAATTACGCTGAACATGCTTTGCTGCTTTGTCGGTAAGGGTAATAGCCATATTGAGAACCTATTCTTTAAGCATTTTTACTAAACAATTACTGAACAGGATGCTTTTCTTTGTAATCAGCCACTGCTGCCTTGATGGCATCTTCCGCCAAAATAGAGCAGTGAATTTTTACTGGTGGCAAAGCCAATTCTTCAGCAATCAATGAGTTCTTAATCTCTAAAGCTTGGTCTAAGGTTTTGCCTTTAACCCACTCTGTTACCAAAGAGGATGAGGCAATCGCTGAACCACAACCATAGGTCTTGAATTTAGCGTCCTCAATCACACCTTGATCATTCACGCGGATCTGCAATTTCATGACGTCACCGCAAGCTGGCGCACCAACCATACCGGTACCAACCTGGTCATCACCTTTTTCAAAAGAACCCACATTACGGGGGTTTTCATAATGGTCGATTACTTTGTCGCTATAAGCCATGATATTTCCTTATTAACTGTTCTATATTGCTGTTAAAAGCTGATTAATGCGCAGCCCATTGAATGGTGCTGATATCAATACCATCCTTAAACATTTCCCACAATGGTGAAAGCTCTCTCAACTTCGCGATCTTCTCTTTCACCAACTTAATTGTGAAGTCCACTTCTTCTTCTGTAGTAAAGCGGCCTAAAGTAAAGCGAATCGAACTATGTGCCAGCTCATCATTTCGACCCAGCGCACGCAACACATAAGAAGGCTCTAAGGAAGCGGAGGTACAGGCAGAACCTGAAGAAATCGCTAAATCTTTCAACGCCATCAACATCGACTCACCTTCAACATAGTTAAAACTAATGTTGAGATTATGGGGAACACGAGTATCCATATCGCCGTTGACATACACTTCTTCGATATCTTTTAAGCCTGCCAATAAACGATCGCGTAAGGCACGGATGCGTTTATTTTCTTCGGCCATTTCGATACGAGCAAAACGGAAGGCTTCGCCCATACCCACAATTTGGTGCACCGCCAAAGTGCCTGAGCGCATACCGCGCTCATGACCACCACCATGAATCTGAGACTCAATCCGGATGCGGGGCTTACGACGGACAAATAAAGCGCCCATTCCCTTTGGACCATAACTCTTGTGGGCTGAGAAGCTCATTAGATCTACTTTGGTGTTTTCTAAATCAATCTCAACCTTACCGGTAGCCTGCGCTGCATCAACGTGCAAAATAACGCCACGCTCACGGCAGAGCTCACCAATCGCAGGTATGTCTTGAATTACACCAATTTCGTTATTGACATACATGACTGAAGTCAAAATAGTTCCCGGCTTCATTGCCGCTTTGAGTTGCTCAAAGTCAATCAAGCCATTAGGCAGCACGTCTAAATAGGTCACCTCGAAACCTTCGCGCTCTAAGTCGCGGCAAGTGTCTAGTGTGGCCTTGTGCTCAGTCTTGACGGTAATGATGTGATTGCCGCGATCTTTGTAAAAGTGAGCAGCGCCTTTCAATGCCAAATTAATACTTTCAGTGGCACCACTAGTCCATACGATTTCTCGTGGATCGGCGTGTACCAATTGGGCCACTTCTGAACGCGCCCATTCAACGGCCTCTTCCGCTGCCCAGCCATAAGCATGACTCCGGGATGCTGCGTTACCAAACTGCTCGCGCAGAAAAGGCATCATCTTGTCCACGACACGGGGATCGATTGGAGTGGTTGAGGAGTAGTCCATGTACACAGGAAAGTGTTTTGGACTAAACATTGGTATAGATTGCTGAGGAATGTCTTGTGGTGCGTTCATGATTGGCTTATAAGTTAAATAGTTAGAGCTTTGCTAGGTTTAGTTACTTAGCTTAGCTAAATTAAAAACAGAATTAATTAGGGGCCGCTTGGGAGCAAGCTCTTTTTTAATTGAAAGTGCTGGGGCTGATTTTTGAGCCTTGACACCTTCAACTTTAATTTTCTTGTGTCGCATGTCTTGAATCACTGCGCCGCGACCCTCTTGCTGTTGAACAAGATCATTCAAAGATACCGAACTGAGATACTCAACCATCTTGGAGTTCAGATTTGTCCAAAGATCATGGGTCATGCAGTGGCCATGGCTTTCTTCATCAGACTGGCAATTGCCCTTACCGCCGCACTGGGTGGCATCGAGCGGCTCATCCACCGCAACAATAATGTCTGCAACACTAATCTCGTTGGACTTGCGGGCTAGGGTATAACCACCGCCTGGGCCACGGGTACTCTCGACGAGGTTAAATCGGCGCAATTTACCGAATAACTGCTCTAAGTAAGAAAGGGAAATCTTCTGTCGTTGGCTAATTCCGGCCAAAGTAACAGGTCCGTGCGTTTCACGGAGGGCTAAATCAATCATTGCGGTTACTGCAAAACGACCTTTTGTTGTAAGTCTCATATGGCACCTTGGTAATGGATTGTTATGGACAGCTAACAGCCTGGCGGGTAATACCCGACCATTCCACTCAACTTTACCATACCCTCCAGTAATTTGCACGGGGAAACCCTGATACCTCGCTATCAAAGCAAGGGGTTAATGTCTGCAGCGTTACTTAGACACTATCCCTAGATCTGGCGCCAAAAGCCATCTCCTTAACTTTGGTCAGGCGATCTCGAGTACTGGCCGCCTTTTCAAACTCAAGATTTTTGGCCTCAGTGTTCATTTGCTTCTCTAAGCGCTTGATTTCACTGGAAAGATCTTTTTGGGTCATATCCTCGTAGTGCGCGCGCTCTTGCTCTACCTGCATTTCTGTACGCTTCTCTTTTACGTCATAAACGCCGTCAATGATGTCTTTGATGCGCTTCTTAACCCCGCGAGGAACAATGCCATTCGCTTTATTAAAAGCCTCCTGCTTTGTTCTGCGACGGTCGGTCTCATCCATAGCGCGTTGCATAGAATTGGTAATGCGGTCGGCATACAGAATAGCCTTGCCGCGAACGTTGCGCGCTGCCCGTCCAATCGTCTGGATTAAGCTGCGCTCAGAACGTAGGAAACCTTCCTTGTCGGCGTCTAAAATGGCGACGAGAGAAACCTCAGGAATATCTAAACCTTCTCGTAGTAAATTAATTCCCACCAAAACATCAAACACACCCAAACGTAAATCGCGCAGAATTTCTACACGCTCAACAGTATCAATATCGGAGTGCACATAGCGCACCTTCACGCCATGATCTGATAAGTAGTCGGTTAACTGCTCTGCCATTCGCTTCGTTAAGACCGTAACCAACACCCGCTCATGCACCTTCACTCGTTCATGAATTTGCCCAAGCAAATCATCTACCTGCGTACTAGCGGGTAAAACTTCAATTTGAGGGTCTACTAATCCAGTCGGTCTTGCTACTTGCTCAACCACTTGTCCAGTATGCGTATTTTCATAATCTGCTGGGGTAGCTGATACAAACATGGTCTGACGCATTTTGGTTTCAAATTCAGAAAATTTCAGCGGCCGGTTATCCATTGCTGATGGCAGCCGAAATCCAAATTCAACTAAGGTTTGTTTACGTGATTTATCACCGTTGTACATTGCATTAAGCTGTCCAATAAGTACATGACTCTCATCCAAGAACATCAGTGCATCATTAGGCAGATAGTCTACTAACGTCGGCGGCGCCTCACCTGGCATGGCCCCTGACAGGTGACGGGAATAATTTTCAATTCCTTTACAAAAGCCAAGCTCATTGAGCATTTCTAAATCAAAACGAGTGCGCTGCTCAAGACGTTGCGCCTCTACAAGCTTGCCATCTTTCACAAACTCATCTAAGCGAAGTCGTAATTCAACCTTGATTGTCTCGATGGCTTTTAAGACAGTATCGCGAGGGGTCACGTAGTGCGAACTTGGATAGACCGTAAAGCGTGGAATTTTTTGACGAATTTTGCCTGTCAACGGATCAAAAAATTGCAAACTTTCGATTTCATCATCAAATAACTCAACCCGGACAGCTAACTCATTATGTTCGGCTGGGAAGATATCAATCGTATCGCCACGCACTCGAAATACACCCCGCTTAAAGTCCATTTCATTTCGATCGTATTGCATGGCAATTAAACGCATCAAAATATCGCGCTGACTCATCTTGTCACCGGGACGCAATGTCATCACCATGCTGTGATAGTCGCCCGGGTTACCAATGCCGTAAATTGCCGATACGGTTGAAACAATAATGACGTCGCGACGCTCTAATAAACTCTTTGTGGCCGAGAGTCGCATTTGCTCAATATGTTCATTGATGGACGAGTCCTTTTCAATAAATAAATCGCGCGTAGGAACGTAAGCCTCAGGCTGGTAATAATCGTAATAGCTGACAAAGTACTCGACTGCATTCTTAGGAAAGAATTCCCGAAACTCACTATAGAGCTGCGCAGCTAAAGTCTTATTTGGAGCAAAAATAATGGCAGGTCGACCTGTTCTGGCGATCACATTGGCCATCGTGAAGGTTTTACCCGAGCCCGTAACGCCCAGCAGCGTTTGAAAGGTCAGACCATCCTCTATTCCAGCCACCAGTGCATCGATTGCGGCCGGCTGATCGCCTGCGGGCGGAAACGGCTGGTACAGATGAAAAGGGGAATCAGGGAAGGAAACGAACTTTGCAGGATCGAGATCGTGACCTGCTTCACCTAAGGGGTCAGCTTGTATGGTGGATTGGGCTTTGGGGGCTATCGCACTTTCTGTCTCTAAGGAGGATTTTTTAGGGTACTTTGGGGGCATCTCAGCTATCATTTCACATGTAGCTTTTAGCCACAGCGAATTTTTCACAAACAATGATTTTGCCGTTTTTATGCAGAAATAGCTAAACCTGATGCCAAAATACAAAGATTGAAATAAATTCTATCGACCTTAAACCGATAAAGCATTGATTTAACTAATTATTTAACCCTGAACACCTACTTACTGACCTCCCAATGACCTTGTTTGCCTCCGTCCAGCTAGCCCCTAAAGATCCTATTTTTGGCCTTACCGAAGCCTATGTCGCCGATCAACGTGCAGACAAAGTGAACTTAGGTGTGGGCGTGTACTACACCGACGAGGGCAAAGTACCCCTTTTAAAGGCAGTAATTAAGGCGGAAGAGGCGATTGTGGCTAAGCGCTCCCCGCGCGGCTATATCCCAATCGAAGGACCAAATCCTTACAACAGCGCAGTCCAAAACCTCTTGTTTGGCGCTGACTCTGCACTGATTGAAGCGGGTCGTGTCGTGACTGCTGAATGTCTGGGCGGCACGGGTGCATTGCGTGTTGGCGCTGACTTTATTAAGCGCCTGAACCTCAATGCGCCTTGCGCTATCAGCAACCCCACCTGGGAAAACCACCGCGGTATTTTTGAGTCCGCTGGTTTTGAGGTGCTGGAATATGCCTACTTCGACGGAGAGACTCGTGGTGTCAATTTTGATGGCATGGTCAAATCGTTAGAGTCATTCCCACAGTTCACTACCGTGTTACTGCATGCCTGCTGCCATAACCCTACCGGGGCTGACATTACTGAGGCGCAGTGGCGTCAAGTCATTGCTATTTGTAAAGCAAAGCAGCTCATTCCTTTTCTGGATATGGCTTATCAAGGGTTTGCGGAGGGGATCGAGCAGGATGGCGTAGCCGTGCGTTTATTTGCTGACTCTGGCATGTCTTTCTTTGTCTCCAGCTCTTTCTCTAAATCGTTCTCACTCTACGGTGAGCGCGTAGGCGCCCTCTCTATCGTGACTCAAAGCAAAGATGAATGCACTCGCGTTCTATCTCAGTTAAAGCGGGTCATTCGGACGAACTATTCCAATCCCCCAACTCATGGCGCCGCTATTGTGGCGGCCGTGCTCAATTCGCCTGAGTTGCGTCAACTTTGGGAAAATGAGTTAGCCCAGATGCGCGATCGTATTAAAACCATGCGCCAAGGACTGGTGCAAAAACTGGCTGCCGCTGGGGTAAAGCAAGATTTTGCCTTTATCGAAAAGCAGCGTGGCATGTTTTCTTATTCCGGGTTAACTGCCGCACAAGTAGAGCGCTTACAGAAAGAAGATGGGATTTATGCCCTCTCCACAGGTCGTATTTGCGTAGCTGCCCTCAATACTCACAATATTGACAAAGCTGCCGTAGCGATAGCCCGCGTTTTAGCCTAAACAGCAGTTACACTGAGTTAACAGGAGGCAACATGCTATATCAACTTCATGAGTTCCAGAAATCGCTACTAGAACCAGTCAGTTCTTGGGCGCGTGCTGCTTCAGCTGCTTTTATTGATGCCTCTAACCCAGCATCCAAAATTCCTGGCTCTGAGAGATTGTCTGCGAGTTACGAGTTGCTTTACCGCCTCGGCAAAGACTACAAGAAGCCAGAGTTTGGTATTCGTACAGTGCATGCACACGGTCGTGAAGTTGCCATTCAAGAAATCGCTACTGTCACTAAACCATTTTGTAAATTGATTCGCTTTAAGCGCTACTCTGATGATGTTGAAGTCATTAAGAAGCTGAAAGAAGATCCCGTCGTTTTAGTGGTTGCGCCTATGTCTGGCCATCACTCCACCTTATTACGCGACACCGTGCGCACCTTATTGCAAGATCACAAGGTCTACATTACTGATTGGATTGATGCTCGCACTGTTCCGTTAGCGGATGGTGAATTTGGTTTAGATGACTACGTACACTATGTACAAGAATTCATCCGTACCATTGGCGCAGAAAATCTTCATGTAATTTCAGTGTGTCAGCCTACAGTTCCGACTTTAGGAGCCATTTCTTTGATGGCTACTGCGGGTGAGAAAACTCCAGCATCCATGATCATGATGGGCGGCCCAATTGATGCCCGCAAGTCTCCAACGGCAGTGAACGACTTGGCAGACCAAAAATCATTTGAGTGGTTTGAGAGTCATGTTATTTACAGCGTCCCACCCAACTATCCTGGTGCAGGTCGTAAGGTCTACCCTGGCTTCTTGCAGCACACTGGCTTTATGGCAATGAACCCAAGAAATCATATGCAATCTCACTGGGATTACTTTCAAAATCTAGTGCGTGGTGATGAGCAAGATGTCAAAGCACATATTCGTTTTTATGATGAGTACAACGCCGTCCTTGATATGGATGCGAAGTTTT from Polynucleobacter sp. TUM22923 encodes:
- a CDS encoding Rap1a/Tai family immunity protein — translated: MNKFRMILLVAGMGLLPYSNTFSQVNLPQNDASTQALVELCKETSDIDAQNFCFGFGEGVYQAYLSNLDSKRKPSICFSSKTGTREAILQEFLTWNQTHPQFNQERAAKSLMRFFTERYRCQ
- a CDS encoding LysR family transcriptional regulator — protein: MSSIRILKNFLVIARHKSVAAAAKEISLTAAAAGQQLQILEAEIGVELFDRTKRSLTLNHHGRAMIEPIQEIVARYESLGSNFKSDLSGTLVLGALVSTLMGAFGSTLNQIKKQYPNLEIKLIAGLSNNFLDQLIEGTLDAAIVTESPYTLPQNIQWTELYTEPMILIYPNLKSKIKRTPRELSGELPFIRFERNTWTGHLVDQTIKSNKLIIQESMELNSVEAIIELVRQGHGFSIIPKLANIAWQDDRQLAISPLSGKTIHRKVGLLERRKHSRQNMTQEIKRLFLEQFNPKVAHLRDTQK
- a CDS encoding DUF3300 domain-containing protein, encoding MKTQLKIGCSIACAVFLVACANNGDPYSQTTPFPQSYTQSTAYDSAPQRISSAQLQSLVSPIALYPDSLLSLMLLASTYPLEVAEAYNWRRGNSGLSGSALQNALKAQSWNDSVKSLISFPQAFNMMGSQLQWTQNLGNAYKLQAADTMQAVQVLRKRATQAGTLKSNQQMTVSVDASSNILILPANAQVVYVPSYNPTVVYGAWPYPEYPPYPAYNPAWGAMSFGLGLAVGESFWSTPSWSNGTINVNNTNASTRSSRGVIGPSSIQNQQRLLSDWKNNATPQDRQDVKSAGQKANTAFQKDATPQERAQANQLNQEARNDQQRDRANPNNDREAAQENMMRDQARNDRFADSRYGSRGGFGGGHMGGFRR
- the iscA gene encoding iron-sulfur cluster assembly protein IscA, whose translation is MAITLTDKAAKHVQRNLDKRGKGCGLRLGVRTTGCSGLAYQLEYVDDAAPEDTRFESNGIVIFVDPKSLAYLDGTELDFVREGLNEGFKFQNPNMKDECGCGESFRV
- a CDS encoding IscS subfamily cysteine desulfurase yields the protein MFSPKHFPVYMDYSSTTPIDPRVVDKMMPFLREQFGNAASRSHAYGWAAEEAVEWARSEVAQLVHADPREIVWTSGATESINLALKGAAHFYKDRGNHIITVKTEHKATLDTCRDLEREGFEVTYLDVLPNGLIDFEQLKAAMKPGTILTSVMYVNNEIGVIQDIPAIGELCRERGVILHVDAAQATGKVEIDLENTKVDLMSFSAHKSYGPKGMGALFVRRKPRIRIESQIHGGGHERGMRSGTLAVHQIVGMGEAFRFARIEMAEENKRIRALRDRLLAGLKDIEEVYVNGDMDTRVPHNLNISFNYVEGESMLMALKDLAISSGSACTSASLEPSYVLRALGRNDELAHSSIRFTLGRFTTEEEVDFTIKLVKEKIAKLRELSPLWEMFKDGIDISTIQWAAH
- the hscA gene encoding Fe-S protein assembly chaperone HscA, translated to MALLQISEPGKSLAPHQRRIAVGIDLGTTNSLVAIVRDALPKVLPDAEGRELLPSVVRYLPNGRTQAGFEALESIVSDPKNTIASVKRFMGRGIMDVENIESAPYDFVDEPGMLKLRTVAGDKSPIEVSAEILARLRQLAEDSVNDEIVGAVITVPAYFDDAQRQATKDAAKLAGIEVLRLLNEPTAAAIAYGLDNASEGIYAVYDLGGGTFDISILKMSRGVFEVLSTGGDSALGGDDFDHRLYCWVIEQANLAPLSIQDHRKLLLSCKHAKELLSHNPLAHVHEILVDGTVVNVGISQAQIFEITQHLVNKTLVAVKKALRDAGLKAEEVKGVVMVGGATRMPHVQRAVGELFGSKPLNNLNPDQVVALGAAMQADLLAGNQSKDDEWLLLDVIPLSLGIEMMGGLVEKIIPRNTPIPVARAQDFTTFKDGQTALAVQVVQGERELAQDCRSLAKFELRGIPAMAAGAARIRVTFQVDADGLLSVSAMEQGSGVQASIDIKPSYGLTDAEIARMLKDGFASAKIDLLARSLREEQVNAQRLLDAVQTALDSDRALLSSEEQIVVDQEMRNLQKILQDETDSAVLRKAVDHAAKASDEFAQRRMNASIKRALAGKNVAEI
- the hscB gene encoding Fe-S protein assembly co-chaperone HscB, translating into MANPSASEDYFRFFGVEQQFNIDLAALDQAYLAIQKQVHPDRHARGSDTEQRLAMQMTTFANTAFQTLKHPIQRGLYLCQLHGVDAHLETNTAMPAAFLMKQMAWRESLEESEHDFAALEALTEEVNASKKETLAEIGQAIDGAKNYHRAAELLRGLLFIDKFALELDDAISALA
- the fdx gene encoding ISC system 2Fe-2S type ferredoxin — translated: MTQIVVLPHSEYCPEGTVLEVTPGTSICEALLENHIPIEHACDMVCACTTCHVIVKEGYQSLNTPDENEEDLLDRAWGLKPQSRLSCQAIVARENLVIEIPKYTINHAKENH
- a CDS encoding Fe-S cluster assembly transcription factor, translating into MRLTTKGRFAVTAMIDLALRETHGPVTLAGISQRQKISLSYLEQLFGKLRRFNLVESTRGPGGGYTLARKSNEISVADIIVAVDEPLDATQCGGKGNCQSDEESHGHCMTHDLWTNLNSKMVEYLSSVSLNDLVQQQEGRGAVIQDMRHKKIKVEGVKAQKSAPALSIKKELAPKRPLINSVFNLAKLSN
- the iscU gene encoding Fe-S cluster assembly scaffold IscU → MAYSDKVIDHYENPRNVGSFEKGDDQVGTGMVGAPACGDVMKLQIRVNDQGVIEDAKFKTYGCGSAIASSSLVTEWVKGKTLDQALEIKNSLIAEELALPPVKIHCSILAEDAIKAAVADYKEKHPVQ